In Patescibacteria group bacterium, one genomic interval encodes:
- a CDS encoding DUF559 domain-containing protein: MFVRTQKEYKQIQLQHKLTERAKLFRHQSTVAENKLWQRLRRHQLAGFKFRRQHPLFQYIVDFYCFELRLIIEVDGKVHENQIPHDIERTIILERHDFKVLRFTNDQVINDIETVIDVIQGYF; the protein is encoded by the coding sequence ATGTTTGTACGTACACAAAAAGAATATAAACAAATTCAGTTGCAACATAAGCTCACGGAACGAGCTAAGTTATTTCGTCATCAATCAACAGTCGCTGAAAATAAATTATGGCAGCGTTTACGACGACATCAGTTAGCCGGTTTTAAGTTTCGCAGACAACACCCGTTATTTCAATACATCGTTGATTTTTACTGTTTTGAATTACGTTTGATTATTGAAGTTGACGGTAAAGTTCATGAGAATCAAATACCACATGATATAGAGCGAACTATAATACTAGAGAGGCATGACTTTAAAGTATTACGATTCACTAATGATCAAGTGATCAATGATATAGAGACTGTGATCGATGTTATACAAGGATATTTTTAA
- a CDS encoding asparaginase yields the protein MKRICIIHTGGTITMAKTATGVLAPNMTGEQIDQYVPALNQIANIDHAILFQLDSSDMTPHHWTLIAEAINDRYQDYDGFVVLHGTDTMAYTATALSFMLGNLSKPVIITGSQLPISEIASDGVTNLLHAVQVACTDLSEVCILLGHALLRGNRSKKMSPFSFDAFVSPNIQPLCEVGTELRFSDHCINRRSATLHLQTNMVTHVVVIKIFPGISTSLILDMIPARTKAVIIEGYGTGNFPLGDDGIQAALTHISEQNIIIVIATQCVYGAVEYERYQGGFFAKQLGALSAQDMTSEAALIKLMWVLGQTSNHDDIKRLYHSNLVGELTERETNI from the coding sequence ATGAAACGAATCTGTATTATTCATACCGGTGGCACCATCACTATGGCCAAAACCGCCACTGGTGTGTTAGCGCCCAATATGACTGGGGAGCAAATCGACCAATATGTTCCGGCTCTAAACCAAATCGCCAATATCGATCATGCCATTTTGTTTCAATTGGATAGTTCAGACATGACGCCACATCATTGGACACTTATCGCCGAGGCGATCAATGATCGCTATCAAGACTACGATGGTTTTGTAGTCTTACACGGCACCGACACTATGGCCTACACCGCTACGGCGTTATCATTCATGCTGGGTAATTTAAGTAAGCCAGTGATTATAACTGGCTCACAATTACCCATTTCTGAAATTGCCTCAGACGGTGTCACTAATTTATTACATGCCGTTCAAGTAGCCTGCACGGACTTATCTGAAGTCTGCATCTTATTAGGACATGCTTTGCTCCGCGGTAATCGTTCTAAAAAAATGTCTCCGTTTAGTTTTGATGCGTTTGTTTCTCCAAACATCCAACCATTATGTGAAGTGGGTACAGAACTCAGATTTTCTGATCATTGCATTAACCGTCGCAGCGCCACCTTACATTTACAAACCAATATGGTCACTCATGTAGTGGTGATTAAAATATTCCCAGGTATTAGTACCTCACTTATTTTGGATATGATACCGGCGCGCACCAAAGCTGTGATTATTGAAGGTTATGGAACGGGCAATTTCCCGCTCGGTGATGATGGTATTCAAGCCGCTCTAACACATATTAGTGAACAAAACATCATCATTGTTATTGCCACACAATGTGTTTATGGCGCCGTCGAATATGAACGCTACCAGGGTGGTTTTTTTGCTAAACAGTTAGGCGCTTTATCGGCTCAAGATATGACCAGTGAGGCGGCTTTAATTAAACTCATGTGGGTGTTAGGCCAAACCTCAAACCATGACGATATCAAACGTCTTTATCATTCTAATTTAGTCGGCGAATTAACTGAACGTGAAACAAATATATGA
- a CDS encoding PD-(D/E)XK nuclease family protein: protein MFKISPFKLTMYETCPQQYKFTYVDYLGDDYKTPKPYLTMGAHVHNSLKDLYEKYLPVERNYEVLEKLLRKRWKENRKGFTDLADEKKWGIKALQMLKLFSYKTDLTKTPVMLENYYDTDIAEDIKVLGRIDRVDEDPEGLHVIDYKTGQFKEDEVSDLQLAVYALIIQANQPKPVYKASYFYLASNQWYSIDISDDLFEPIKEELIEKVNQIRTDTQLLPRISSRCKHCDFIEICPKSAQAKQYVKS from the coding sequence ATGTTTAAGATATCTCCGTTTAAGCTGACCATGTATGAAACCTGTCCGCAACAGTATAAGTTTACTTATGTTGATTATTTGGGGGATGACTATAAAACTCCTAAACCGTATCTAACTATGGGGGCACATGTGCATAATAGTTTGAAGGATCTTTATGAAAAATATTTACCAGTGGAGCGTAATTATGAAGTGCTAGAAAAGCTGTTACGTAAGCGGTGGAAAGAAAATAGAAAAGGCTTTACTGATTTAGCTGATGAAAAAAAATGGGGGATTAAAGCCCTGCAGATGTTAAAATTATTTTCCTATAAAACTGATTTGACCAAAACCCCAGTCATGCTAGAAAACTATTATGATACTGACATAGCTGAAGATATAAAAGTATTAGGGCGGATAGATCGGGTAGATGAAGACCCTGAAGGCTTACACGTGATCGATTATAAAACCGGTCAGTTTAAAGAAGATGAAGTGTCAGACTTACAGTTGGCTGTGTATGCTCTAATTATTCAAGCCAATCAGCCCAAACCGGTCTATAAAGCGTCTTATTTTTATTTAGCCAGTAATCAATGGTATAGTATAGACATCAGTGACGATCTGTTTGAGCCGATCAAAGAAGAACTAATTGAGAAGGTGAATCAGATTAGAACCGACACACAATTGCTGCCGCGCATAAGCTCGCGCTGTAAACATTGTGATTTTATCGAAATCTGTCCTAAATCAGCTCAAGCTAAGCAATATGTCAAAAGCTAG
- a CDS encoding AI-2E family transporter, with protein sequence MTMAIPFKTIQARIFLGALIGITLLFIWMIQAYIYPVFWAAVMAALFHPLYKRINKLFKHDNAAAGLTELIIVLIVVIPLAGLVWLVVQQAIGVYQTFGNKDTFVSINTYLQNLLNTPFIVERFGSINITEQLTSVGADLSKYIYSFITTAGQNTARVLIQLFIMLYTLFFFLKDGSHFLKTIMHLLPLGDTYEERLYDRFVSTTRATLKGTIVIGVIQGTAGCITLLLAGVPGALFWGVIMIVCSIIPGVGTSLVLIPTLITLVIMGQWWPAVIVLIGWLFATTIDNFIRGPMVGKDAQMHPLFILFATLGGLLSFGLSGVVIGPVITALLLSIWQIYEEKYHDDLVKMG encoded by the coding sequence ATGACCATGGCCATACCATTTAAAACCATTCAAGCCCGGATTTTTTTAGGCGCTTTAATCGGTATTACCCTACTTTTTATTTGGATGATACAGGCTTATATCTACCCAGTATTCTGGGCGGCTGTGATGGCCGCTTTGTTTCATCCACTTTATAAACGGATTAATAAATTATTTAAGCATGATAATGCGGCTGCTGGGTTAACTGAGTTGATTATTGTTTTAATTGTGGTTATACCTTTAGCTGGTTTGGTATGGTTAGTAGTGCAACAAGCCATCGGTGTATATCAAACCTTTGGTAATAAAGACACGTTTGTATCTATCAACACTTATCTGCAAAATTTATTGAATACTCCATTTATTGTCGAACGCTTTGGCAGTATTAACATTACTGAACAATTAACCAGTGTTGGAGCTGATTTATCTAAATATATTTACAGCTTTATTACCACTGCCGGCCAAAACACAGCCCGGGTTTTAATTCAGCTCTTCATAATGTTGTATACATTATTTTTCTTTTTGAAGGATGGTTCACACTTTTTAAAAACGATTATGCATTTGTTGCCATTAGGTGATACCTATGAAGAACGTTTATACGATCGGTTTGTTTCAACTACCCGCGCTACTTTAAAAGGGACGATTGTTATTGGAGTAATTCAAGGCACGGCTGGTTGTATTACACTATTATTGGCCGGCGTGCCCGGGGCATTATTTTGGGGAGTGATTATGATTGTCTGTTCTATTATTCCTGGTGTTGGCACCTCTTTGGTTTTGATACCAACGCTAATAACTCTCGTCATAATGGGTCAATGGTGGCCAGCGGTCATTGTTTTAATTGGTTGGTTATTTGCCACCACGATTGATAATTTTATTCGTGGACCCATGGTCGGAAAAGATGCTCAGATGCATCCCTTATTTATTTTGTTCGCCACTTTGGGTGGGTTATTATCCTTCGGTTTATCCGGTGTCGTGATTGGCCCAGTTATTACCGCACTACTACTTAGTATTTGGCAAATTTACGAAGAAAAATATCACGACGATTTAGTAAAAATGGGGTGA
- a CDS encoding UDP-N-acetylmuramoyl-L-alanyl-D-glutamate--2,6-diaminopimelate ligase: MKQLIKRLLPAAAIDLYHKWFARLAARRYGYPSEKITIIGVTGTKGKSTTCNLIWSLLTAAGYKVGIATTANFKIGDQEWLNPTKMTMLGRSQLQKLLADMVQANCQYAVIETSSEGIKQWRHLGIHYDVCVWTNLFPEHIEAHGSFEAYKQAKLELFHHLVRLPVKRPKAVVLNGDSAYSQEFIDTATVPTKIIWTRHGEPNANLTITNVVEASDGLKFTVNDYPMTSQLLGEWNLDNIASAIGVALTQGLDYPTIKHGLEQVKLIPGRMERIDFGQPFTVIVDYAYEPVSLRLLYSFWRKLKPNQKLITLISSTGGGRDTSRRFENGKVAGELCDFVIVTDEDPYDDDPMVIMQQVAKGVAASGKIDQQTYWVIPDRRVAIKQALQLAKPGDIVFLTCKGADQKICRAKGKKEPWDDRTVAREELGRICG, translated from the coding sequence ATGAAGCAGCTAATTAAACGGCTGTTACCGGCCGCAGCGATAGATTTATATCATAAATGGTTTGCCCGTTTAGCGGCACGGCGTTATGGTTATCCGTCAGAAAAAATTACCATCATTGGTGTGACCGGTACCAAAGGTAAATCTACCACTTGTAATTTAATTTGGTCGCTCCTCACTGCGGCGGGTTATAAAGTTGGTATCGCTACGACCGCTAATTTTAAAATTGGTGATCAAGAGTGGTTGAACCCAACCAAGATGACGATGTTGGGGCGCAGTCAATTACAAAAACTCTTAGCCGATATGGTACAAGCCAACTGTCAGTATGCGGTGATCGAAACCTCCTCTGAGGGGATTAAACAATGGCGGCATTTAGGCATTCATTATGATGTGTGTGTCTGGACAAATTTATTTCCTGAACACATTGAAGCACACGGTAGTTTTGAGGCCTACAAACAAGCCAAACTGGAATTGTTTCACCATCTTGTGCGTTTACCAGTCAAACGACCCAAGGCCGTAGTGTTGAACGGTGACAGTGCCTACAGCCAGGAATTTATTGATACTGCCACCGTTCCAACTAAAATTATTTGGACGCGTCATGGTGAGCCTAATGCTAACTTGACCATTACTAATGTCGTTGAAGCCAGTGACGGTTTAAAATTTACCGTGAACGATTATCCCATGACGAGCCAGTTATTAGGTGAATGGAATTTAGATAATATTGCCTCAGCCATTGGCGTGGCTCTAACACAAGGCTTAGACTATCCCACGATTAAACATGGTTTAGAACAAGTGAAATTAATACCAGGCCGGATGGAACGAATTGATTTCGGTCAGCCCTTCACTGTGATTGTCGATTACGCTTATGAACCAGTCAGTCTAAGATTACTTTACTCATTTTGGAGAAAGTTAAAACCTAACCAGAAATTAATTACCCTAATCAGTAGTACTGGCGGTGGGCGAGACACCTCGCGTCGGTTCGAGAACGGCAAAGTGGCTGGTGAGTTGTGCGATTTTGTTATCGTCACCGATGAAGACCCGTATGATGATGACCCAATGGTGATTATGCAGCAAGTGGCTAAGGGTGTGGCTGCTTCAGGAAAAATCGACCAACAAACTTATTGGGTTATCCCTGATCGTCGCGTCGCCATTAAACAAGCTCTCCAGTTAGCCAAACCCGGTGATATTGTCTTTTTAACCTGTAAAGGCGCCGATCAAAAAATCTGCCGCGCCAAAGGGAAGAAAGAACCCTGGGATGATCGCACGGTGGCAAGAGAAGAATTGGGGAGAATCTGTGGATAA
- the lexA gene encoding transcriptional repressor LexA, giving the protein MNALTKKKKQILDFIQSFQTSKGYYPTLEEIRKKLGLRSSSTVHQHLSELEDMGMIERNYGKARDIKVSTSEPYIAGSMAELPIAGLITAGYPIEAVEERTETLTVPRHMIDNKNAYVLKVKGDSMIESLITDGDYVVVQKQDYASNGDIVVALLEDGSATLKEFHKEKNYVRLQPRNQNYKPIRVRNVIIQGRVLGIIRKYI; this is encoded by the coding sequence ATGAATGCACTCACCAAAAAGAAAAAACAGATTCTAGATTTTATTCAGTCCTTCCAAACCAGTAAGGGTTACTACCCTACTCTGGAGGAGATAAGAAAAAAACTTGGATTACGTAGCTCGTCAACGGTTCATCAACACTTATCTGAGTTAGAAGACATGGGTATGATTGAACGCAACTATGGTAAGGCGCGGGATATTAAAGTGTCCACTAGCGAACCATACATTGCCGGCAGTATGGCGGAACTACCCATTGCCGGTTTAATTACCGCTGGTTACCCAATTGAAGCTGTCGAAGAACGGACTGAAACCCTGACTGTTCCCAGACATATGATCGATAATAAAAATGCTTATGTTCTTAAAGTGAAGGGTGATTCAATGATTGAGAGTCTAATTACCGATGGTGATTATGTAGTAGTACAGAAACAAGATTATGCTAGTAATGGTGACATTGTCGTAGCTTTACTTGAAGATGGTAGTGCTACTTTAAAAGAATTTCACAAAGAGAAAAATTATGTTCGTCTCCAACCGCGTAACCAAAACTATAAACCAATTCGTGTCCGTAATGTTATTATTCAGGGTCGTGTTTTGGGAATAATTCGTAAATATATATAA
- a CDS encoding S8 family serine peptidase: MVYAMNRAWLAVGTVAIVVWHSAIPVLADDYVPNEVLVQWKDQPASTTEPFTILPVEDVPTALTVLSQDPRVQLVEPNFKRYLSVLPNTLPLDPYYPSQWHLEQNSDVDIDAATAWNSTTGDSAIIVAIIDTGIDPDHPDLVDNIWTNSGEIPDNNIDDDGNGYVDDEHGWDFINHDNNPSAHPTSDSFSSTYVRHGTHVAGLIGATGNNSVGVTGVNWTVSLMPLKVFTENGESDVSAVTSAVNYAIANGADVISMSYGGTSFSAAEQAVLLDASNAGIVLVAAAGNELLNLNTIPYYPICYDNVIGVGATDSSDDMAWFSNYGADCVDLAAPGDNILSTFYVDADIQLDLTDEYGYMSGTSMATPIVSGAAALLLAADNTLTPAEVAAALLNNVDDINVPALGAGRLNVAQALATVVAEAGPSAVDIEGYGSSSKQTHLTSGVRTTDATPYFYWSEPLSPADVVGYYVYFGQDSVDPVTAGVLQSNRSYLPVGLLSGNEKYYELRVKTIDSENRVSALAQYNYVIDTIVKRPAWRIIKETTTGVELRWYKPKNEHVVGYKIYRSRIRSGQYKSFGLTVKKTSYLDTNVLPDKRYYYKVRAIDDLGNISSMSEIKTIKL; the protein is encoded by the coding sequence ATGGTATATGCAATGAATCGAGCCTGGTTAGCAGTTGGAACCGTTGCTATAGTTGTTTGGCATAGTGCTATACCAGTGCTGGCTGATGATTATGTTCCCAATGAAGTTTTAGTGCAATGGAAAGATCAACCGGCCAGTACCACTGAACCTTTTACTATATTACCGGTCGAAGATGTGCCGACAGCGCTGACTGTTTTAAGCCAAGATCCGCGGGTGCAGTTGGTTGAACCAAATTTTAAACGGTATCTATCAGTTTTACCGAACACTTTACCGCTTGATCCGTATTATCCGAGCCAGTGGCATTTAGAACAAAATAGTGATGTTGATATTGATGCGGCAACCGCCTGGAATAGTACCACCGGTGACAGTGCCATTATTGTCGCCATTATTGATACTGGCATCGATCCTGATCATCCGGATTTAGTTGATAATATTTGGACAAATTCTGGTGAAATTCCTGATAATAATATTGACGATGACGGTAACGGTTACGTGGATGATGAGCACGGTTGGGATTTTATCAATCATGATAATAACCCGTCGGCTCATCCCACATCCGATTCATTTAGTTCTACCTATGTGCGTCATGGTACGCACGTGGCAGGTTTAATTGGTGCCACCGGTAATAATAGTGTGGGTGTCACTGGCGTAAACTGGACAGTTTCATTAATGCCGTTAAAAGTGTTTACTGAAAATGGTGAAAGTGATGTATCGGCTGTTACATCAGCGGTTAATTATGCCATAGCCAATGGGGCTGATGTGATCAGTATGAGTTATGGTGGAACCAGTTTCAGTGCAGCCGAACAAGCCGTGTTATTAGATGCCTCCAATGCTGGTATTGTGTTAGTGGCCGCTGCTGGCAATGAACTTTTAAATTTAAATACCATACCATATTATCCAATTTGTTATGACAATGTGATCGGGGTTGGTGCGACTGATAGTAGTGATGACATGGCCTGGTTTAGCAACTATGGGGCAGATTGCGTTGATTTGGCGGCACCGGGTGATAATATTTTAAGCACTTTTTATGTCGATGCCGATATCCAATTAGATTTGACCGATGAGTATGGTTATATGTCCGGCACCTCCATGGCCACACCGATTGTGAGTGGTGCGGCCGCTTTATTATTGGCCGCTGATAACACATTAACCCCAGCTGAAGTAGCCGCCGCTTTGCTAAATAATGTTGACGATATTAATGTCCCAGCATTAGGTGCCGGCAGATTAAATGTGGCACAAGCGCTTGCTACGGTTGTGGCGGAGGCTGGTCCGTCAGCTGTGGATATAGAGGGCTATGGTTCGTCTTCTAAACAAACACATCTAACATCCGGTGTGCGCACAACTGATGCCACTCCGTATTTTTATTGGTCGGAACCGCTCAGTCCAGCCGACGTGGTGGGCTACTATGTTTATTTTGGACAAGACAGTGTTGATCCGGTAACAGCTGGTGTTTTACAATCCAATCGATCTTATCTGCCAGTTGGTTTACTTAGCGGTAATGAAAAATATTATGAATTGCGCGTAAAAACAATTGACAGTGAAAATAGGGTGTCGGCTTTAGCACAATATAATTATGTCATTGATACTATCGTTAAACGTCCGGCTTGGCGTATTATTAAAGAAACAACCACTGGCGTTGAGTTGCGTTGGTATAAACCAAAGAATGAACATGTGGTTGGTTATAAAATCTATCGTTCCCGGATTCGCTCTGGCCAATATAAATCATTTGGTTTGACTGTGAAAAAGACCTCTTATCTCGATACCAATGTGTTACCGGATAAGCGGTATTATTATAAAGTGCGAGCGATCGATGATTTAGGTAATATTAGTAGTATGAGTGAAATAAAGACAATCAAATTATGA
- a CDS encoding LCP family protein, protein MSLHPKVKPKARTSDNVVVTTQATPERLGCRRWIRRWIIRLILIIISILILFGIGFYVTQPRYYHILVIGSDQRTNERARSDALMILSIPKSKADPMSLMMVPRDTKIEDPDYGLQKITHFYAMWDDNTERMGNAALTTAQVEKLLGITMNGTVEITFDSFTEIVDSVGGVDISTGHVDGTEAQELVHNRFVQAEGDFGRAAEQREVFQAVLKKAKNPLVAQRLYNYLSSSDRSRLNLSQSSLMSFGIAYLIGHRSFSLPKMEEVVLPGEGQRIYTPSFGKSLYYWVLDEAGTKDLVNKYLR, encoded by the coding sequence GTGAGCTTACATCCGAAAGTAAAACCAAAAGCTAGAACGAGTGACAATGTTGTTGTCACTACTCAGGCAACACCAGAACGACTAGGCTGTCGCCGTTGGATTCGTCGTTGGATAATACGACTAATACTAATAATTATTAGTATACTTATTTTATTTGGAATTGGCTTTTATGTTACGCAGCCACGGTACTATCATATTTTAGTGATTGGTTCTGATCAGCGTACTAATGAACGTGCTCGCTCAGATGCCCTGATGATATTATCAATTCCAAAATCTAAGGCAGACCCAATGTCTTTAATGATGGTGCCACGTGATACCAAAATTGAAGATCCTGATTATGGTCTACAAAAGATTACCCATTTTTATGCCATGTGGGATGATAACACTGAGCGGATGGGTAATGCGGCTCTGACAACTGCACAAGTTGAGAAATTATTAGGCATTACTATGAATGGCACAGTCGAAATTACTTTTGATAGTTTTACAGAAATTGTCGATAGTGTTGGGGGTGTAGATATTAGTACTGGGCACGTGGATGGAACAGAAGCGCAAGAGTTAGTGCACAATCGGTTCGTGCAAGCTGAGGGAGATTTCGGTCGCGCGGCTGAACAGCGCGAAGTTTTTCAAGCAGTTTTAAAAAAAGCCAAAAACCCGTTGGTAGCGCAACGTCTGTACAATTATTTATCAAGCAGTGATCGCTCCAGATTAAATTTATCTCAATCTAGTTTAATGTCATTTGGTATTGCTTATTTAATTGGACACCGTAGTTTTAGTTTACCAAAGATGGAAGAAGTGGTTTTACCAGGTGAGGGGCAACGCATTTATACACCATCATTTGGTAAATCCCTGTATTATTGGGTGCTCGATGAAGCGGGAACAAAAGATCTGGTAAATAAATATCTCAGGTAG
- the xseB gene encoding exodeoxyribonuclease VII small subunit: MTKKTKFDFQKNYDALERITNDFEAGKYNLEEGLTKFEEGLKLARELKVYLAEVNQSVQTIKGKYRELTSESKTKS; this comes from the coding sequence ATGACTAAGAAAACCAAGTTTGATTTTCAGAAAAACTACGATGCTTTAGAGCGTATTACTAATGATTTTGAAGCCGGTAAATATAATCTGGAAGAAGGTTTAACCAAGTTTGAAGAAGGTTTAAAATTGGCACGGGAATTAAAAGTCTATTTAGCGGAAGTAAACCAGTCTGTTCAGACTATTAAAGGAAAATATCGTGAGCTTACATCCGAAAGTAAAACCAAAAGCTAG
- a CDS encoding ribonuclease H-like domain-containing protein, whose product MSKASIVYDLETQKTFAEVGGFNQNSKLGVSFIGLYSYTQNQYFSFYEPDIPKLEAILNTEKPTIIGFNSISFDNVVLQPYFKSLQIATLPQVDILADIHRTLGFRMKLESVAQATLGEGKSGSGLDAIKYYREGNMAALAKYCLDDVRITKDVYEYGCRHGYILYTSGGELFRMPVQWSTTPTVQQQLHQAFTEHQPVELTILQLSDSARTILTTKADLLDLTDRTVTVYSYRDNDRRDYQLDRISDVTVLSGKSSYQERLL is encoded by the coding sequence ATGTCAAAAGCTAGTATCGTTTACGATCTGGAAACCCAAAAAACCTTTGCGGAAGTGGGTGGGTTTAACCAAAATAGTAAATTAGGTGTGTCATTTATTGGTTTGTATTCCTATACTCAAAACCAATATTTTAGTTTCTATGAACCAGATATTCCAAAATTGGAAGCAATTTTGAATACCGAAAAACCGACTATAATTGGTTTCAATTCAATTTCTTTCGATAATGTGGTACTGCAACCATATTTCAAAAGTTTACAAATCGCTACATTACCGCAAGTAGATATATTGGCAGACATTCATCGCACTTTGGGTTTTCGGATGAAACTTGAAAGTGTCGCTCAGGCCACACTCGGGGAAGGTAAATCCGGCAGTGGATTAGATGCGATTAAATATTATCGCGAGGGTAACATGGCGGCTCTAGCCAAATACTGTTTAGATGATGTGCGTATCACAAAAGATGTTTATGAGTATGGTTGTCGGCATGGCTATATTCTCTATACCTCCGGCGGTGAATTATTTCGCATGCCAGTGCAATGGTCAACTACACCTACTGTGCAGCAACAACTACACCAGGCGTTCACTGAACATCAGCCAGTTGAGTTAACTATCTTGCAACTTTCTGATTCAGCCCGAACCATTTTAACAACCAAGGCTGACTTACTTGATTTGACCGACCGAACTGTGACGGTGTATTCCTATCGTGATAATGATAGACGCGATTATCAACTCGATCGGATTTCTGATGTGACTGTGTTATCCGGGAAATCTTCTTATCAGGAACGTCTCCTCTAG